In the genome of Gloeotrichia echinulata CP02, one region contains:
- the atpB gene encoding F0F1 ATP synthase subunit A — translation MQMLSVLNAFNSFPLAELEVGKHFYWQLGNLKIHGQVFLTSWFVIGILVVASLAATRNIQKVPGGIQNLMEYALEFIRDLAKNQLGEKEYRPWVPFIGTLFLFIFVSNWSGALIPWKLIKLPEGELAAPTNDINTTVALALLTSLAYFYAGFSKKGLGYFKKYIEPTPVLLPIAILEDFTKPLSLSFRLFGNILADELVVGVLVLLVPLFVPLPVMALGLFTSAIQALVFATLAGAYIHEALEGHGGEEHEEAH, via the coding sequence ATGCAAATGCTGAGTGTCTTAAACGCCTTTAATTCTTTTCCCCTCGCCGAATTGGAAGTAGGTAAACATTTCTACTGGCAATTAGGCAATCTCAAAATCCACGGGCAAGTTTTTCTCACTTCATGGTTCGTGATTGGTATTCTAGTAGTAGCTTCATTAGCTGCGACGCGGAATATCCAGAAAGTTCCTGGGGGCATCCAAAATTTGATGGAATATGCCCTAGAATTTATTCGGGATCTCGCGAAAAACCAACTCGGTGAGAAAGAGTACCGTCCCTGGGTGCCGTTTATTGGGACATTGTTTTTGTTTATTTTCGTATCGAACTGGTCTGGAGCTTTAATACCCTGGAAGCTGATCAAGCTACCTGAGGGGGAATTAGCAGCACCAACCAATGACATCAATACGACAGTAGCATTGGCATTGCTGACTTCTTTGGCGTACTTTTACGCCGGATTTAGCAAGAAGGGTCTGGGCTACTTTAAGAAATATATAGAGCCAACACCTGTCCTGTTGCCGATCGCAATTCTGGAAGATTTCACAAAGCCCCTCTCCCTAAGCTTCCGTTTATTTGGAAATATATTAGCGGATGAGTTAGTAGTAGGGGTGCTAGTTCTCCTGGTGCCTTTGTTTGTACCTCTGCCTGTCATGGCTTTAGGGTTGTTTACCAGCGCCATTCAAGCCCTGGTTTTTGCTACCCTAGCCGGAGCATACATTCATGAGGCACTAGAAGGGCATGGTGGAGAAGAGCATGAGGAAGCTCATTAG